Proteins from a single region of Thunnus albacares chromosome 14, fThuAlb1.1, whole genome shotgun sequence:
- the mkks gene encoding McKusick-Kaufman/Bardet-Biedl syndromes putative chaperonin has protein sequence MSRVAKKAPSLCTDLPLDNTDICDKLHILGQLLRSCFGPTGRLKQVHNNIGGHVVTTSSSSVLLPAISSPQPFINLIITSIRNHVSRYSDCGLFAAILCLALIQQAKQSGVKRNVAIRLNKHFLGLCTSYLHQEDCACKVKLDFCSSHILITLAHSVISSKPASVLTKPEALHVSKLAVQAFLLTVPCKSPGIVSLGRIVTVSVEGQSVLDSAVFPGLLVDIPDVFGIFKVENLPPNPLRMVLFSVSLAGDLSELGNGTIEVHHGANTDSQILDQLLEIGKQVVKDEVRLFVCQKVIHPVLQQYLRSHGIIVMERLGITLMEPLIQLTGAQPVATLHTTIPRKAYGNVRDLSFRQFGSKTLLHLLPPGESVICTMVLCHRNETMLNELKVACQKTEHVLRLTLREPSALLGAGCTETHLAAYIRLKSMNDVIETASVLGCSQTEYLLGMEAFCRSLESVAAALEHDGGNSLIDLTCAHHWTLPADVMQEHMEDSLGLCGCGLVESSPSMKWSYLNTKYPEFSPAPLSKDTTLQPHVLDSFTAKLNALQVAVETANIALDVQYIIQDMN, from the exons ATGTCTCGAGTCGCCAAGAAAGCTCCATCTCTTTGCACGGATTTACCACTggacaacactgacatttgtgACAAGCTTCATATTCTGGGGCAGCTTCTGAGATCTTGTTTTGGTCCCACAGGTAGACTGAAACAAGTTCATAACAACATTGGAGGGCACGTTGTAACCACCTCATCTTCCTCAGTTCTGCTTCCAGCAATTTCTTCGCCACAACCTTTTATTAATCTGATAATAACCTCCATTCGCAACCACGTTTCTCGTTACAGTGACTGTGGATTGTTTGCTGCCATTCTTTGTTTGGCTCTTATTCAACAAGCAAAGCAGTCTGGTGTCAAAAGAAATGTGGCTATCAGACTGAACAAGCACTTTCTGGGTTTGTGCACCAGTTATCTTCATCAAGAAGACTGTGCATGTAAAGTGAAGCTCGACTTCTGCAGCAGCCACATCTTGATCACATTAGCTCACAGTGTTATTTCCAGCAAACCAGCCAGTGTGCTAACAAAGCCAGAGGCACTTCACGTCAGCAAGCTGGCAGTGCAAGCCTTTTTGCTGACTGTGCCTTGTAAGAGCCCAGGTATAGTCAGTCTTGGCAGGATAGTGACTGTCTCTGTTGAAGGCCAATCTGTGCTGGATTCTGCAGTGTTTCCGGGCTTACTGGTGGACATACCTGATGTCTTTGGCATCTTCAAGGTGGAGAATCTTCCTCCTAATCCACTGCGTATGGTACTGTTTAGTGTATCTCTTGCTGGGGATCTTTCTGAACTAGGAAACGGGACAATTGAGGTGCATCATGGTGCAAACACAGACTCTCAAATTCTGGATCAGCTCCTGGAGATTGGCAAACAGGTGGTTAAAGACGAGGTGAGGCTCTTTGTGTGCCAGAAGGTCATCCACCCAGTCCTGCAGCAATACCTGAGGAGTCATGGTATCATAGTGATGGAGAGACTGGGGATCACTCTCATGGAGCCACTTATTCAGCTGACAG GTGCTCAACCTGTGGCCACATTACATACCACAATCCCACGCAAGGCCTATGGAAACGTGAGGGATCTCAGTTTTAGGCAGTTTGGATCCAAGACATTGCTGCATTTACTCCCTCCTGGGGAGTCAGTGATCTGCACGATGGTCCTCTGCCACAGGAATGAGACAATGTTAAATGAGTTGAAG GTGGCGTGCCAGAAGACAGAACATGTGTTGAGGCTCACCCTGAGGGAACCATCTGCCTTACTTGGAGCTGGGTGCACTGAGACCCACTTAGCTGCTTACATCAGACTCAAG AGCATGAATGATGTCATTGAGACAGCGTCAGTGTTGGGATGCTCACAGACAGAGTACCTGCTTGGCATGGAGGCATTCTGCCGCTCTCTGGAGTCTGTGGCTGCAGCGCTGGAGCATGATGGTGGGAATTCTCTTATTGATCTGACTTGTGCTCACCACTGGACTCTCCCTGCGGATGTGATGCAAGAACACATGGAGGATAGCTTGGGCCTTTGTGGCTGTGGACTGGTGGAAAGTAGCCCAAGTATGAAGTGGAGTTATCTTAACACTAAATATCCAGAGTTCTCACCTGCACCCTTGTCTAAAGACACGACTCTCCAGCCACATGTACTGGACTCCTTCACAGCTAAGCTCAATGCGTTGCAGGTTGCTGTAGAAACTGCTAATATTGCTCTGGATGTGCAATATATCATTCAAGATATGAACTAG
- the srd5a2b gene encoding 3-oxo-5-alpha-steroid 4-dehydrogenase 2b, with the protein MHCYGELINYLSCGLILTGLGHLVHHRKTQTSYGRHMRLSPLTRMVPARLAWFLQEMPALLIPLLLTLTSDKPSSMGKTLLLGTFCMHYFQRTFVYSLRTRGKPFPLGVMMTAGFFCSLNGFLQGHYLLHCAQFNDEWSADYRFKTGLVLFYVGMAINIHSDYILRNLRKPGEVIYKIPTGGLFEYVSGANYLGEIVEWFGYAVATWALPALSFAVFSLCFIGPRAYYHHRFYQEKFKDYPKLRKALIPFIL; encoded by the exons ATGCACTGCTATGGGGAACTAATCAACTATCTCAGCTGTGGGTTGATCCTGACAGGACTGGGGCATCTGGTCCATCACAGGAAAACCCAGACTTCCTATGGGCGCCATATGAGACTCTCTCCTCTGACTAGGATGGTCCCAGCCAGACTAGCCTGGTTCCTTCAGGAGATGCCGGCTCTCCTGATCCCCCTTCTTCTGACACTCACCTCGGACAAACCCTCCAGCATGGGGAAGACACTACTGCTTGGGACCTTTTGCATGCACTACTTTCAAAG GACATTTGTCTATTCGCTACGGACCAGAGGAAAGCCTTTCCCACTGGGTGTGATGATGACAGCAGGTTTCTTCTGCTCTCTGAATGGTTTCCTGCAGGGACACTACCTGCTGCACTGTGCTCAGTTCAATGATGAGTGGTCAGCTGACTATCGCTTTAAAACTG GTTTAGTACTGTTTTATGTCGGAATGGCCATCAATATACACAGTGACTATATTCTACGTAACCTGAGGAAACCAGGAGAAGTAATATACAAGATTCCTACAG GAGGTCTTTTTGAATATGTGTCTGGTGCCAACTACTTAGGAGAGATTGTGGAGTGGTTTGGCTATGCAGTAGCCACCTGGGCCCTTCCAGCACTCTCATTTGCTGTGTTTAGCCTCTGTTTCATTGGACCAAGAGCCTATTACCATCACAG GTTTTATCAGGAGAAATTCAAAGACTATCCCAAGTTACGAAAGGCGTTGATTCCATTCATCCTCTGA